The following proteins are co-located in the Solanum pennellii chromosome 8, SPENNV200 genome:
- the LOC107028845 gene encoding uncharacterized protein LOC107028845, producing MHQKNIEVQIGQEHSDLSSNFISSNQKRYQNPIFIPNQSTPSENFCKINLQIKIPSPDSSTNQIHFRDEPICQNQSPGKTLLSTPHKRPIMSQSSNLYHSPTPSSSVNQQVQHNHFKATVLKSSSSSNQSFLCPCSIPVLLATKRITLRLLHHSCHASWIRVHLKLFILLSLPSLYLLTSTHYWGSFIYFLFIVAVIAFLVVSLCVALPCVPSIRIFLARTLSINLHSSPTASKSRPSVVWSIGSKPKQERKPVSGCWVQVYSNGDVYEGEFHKGKCSGSGVYYYRLNGRYEGDWIDGKYDGYGVETWSKGSRYRGQYRQGLRHGVGMYRSYTGDLYAGEWCNGQCHGYGVHTCEDGSSYTGEFKWGVKHGLGHYHFRNGDTYAGEYFADKMHGFGVYHFGNGHRYEGAWHEGKRQGFGIYTFRNGETQSGHWQNGILNVSSRLGSLPGSPSAIDHSKVLHAVQEARQAAEKAINVPNVDERAKRAVTSANKSATAARVAAVKAVQNQMHQNGDSCHSPSSVV from the exons ATGCATCAGAAGAATATTGAAGTTCAGATAGGTCAAGAACACAGTGACCTTTCATCCAATTTCATCTCTTCCAATCAAAAACGATATCAAAATCCAATCTTTATACCAAATCAGTCAACCCCATCTGAGAATTTTTGCAAGATTAATCTCCAAATCAAGATCCCATCACCAGATTCTTCAACCAATCAGATTCACTTTAGGGATGAACCAATTTGCCAGAATCAATCACCAGGAAAAACCCTTTTGTCAACACCTCATAAAAGGCCAATAATGTCCCAAAGTTCTAATCTTTATCATTCCCCAACCCCATCTTCGTCTGTTAACCAACAAGTACAACACAATCATTTCAAAGCTACTGTGTTGAAGTCTAGCTCTTCATCAAATCAGTCTTTTCTATGTCCTTGTTCTATCCCTGTGTTGTTAGCTACAAAAAGAATCACTTTAAGGCTCCTTCATCACTCTTGTCATGCTTCTTGGATTAGAGTTCATTTGAAGCTTTTTATATTGCTGTCTTTGCCTTCTCTTTACTTGTTGACTTCCACTCATTACTGGGGTTCTTTTATTTACTTTCTGTTTATTGTTGCTGTAATTGCTTTTCTTGTGGTTTCACTTTGTGTTGCTCTCCCTTGTGTTCCTTCTATCCGCATATTTCTTGCTAGAACTTTGTCTATCAATCTTCATTCATCACCTACTGCCTCAAAGTCTAGACCTTCAGTTGTTTGGTCAATTGGTTCAAAGCCTAAACAAGAAAGGAAACCAGTTTCAGGTTGTTGGGTGCAAGTTTACAGCAATGGTGATGTGTATGAGGGTGAATTTCATAAAGGGAAATGCTCAGGAAGTGGGGTTTATTACTATCGTTTGAATGGGAGGTATGAAGGTGACTGGATAGATGGAAAATATGATGGATATGGGGTGGAAACGTGGTCGAAAGGGAGCAGGTATAGGGGGCAATACAGGCAGGGATTGAGACATGGAGTTGGGATGTATAGGTCTTATACTGGGGATCTATATGCAGGGGAATGGTGTAACGGGCAGTGTCATGGATATGGGGTTCATACTTGTGAAGATGGAAGCAGTTATACAGGGGAGTTTAAGTGGGGTGTCAAACATGGATTGGGTCATTATCATTTCAG AAATGGGGATACATATGCTGGAGAGTATTTTGCAGATAAGATGCATGGTTTTGGAGTATACCACTTTGGAAATGGTCATCGCTATGAAGGAGCCTGGCATGAGGGGAAGAGGCAAGGGTTTGGCATTTACACGTTCAGAAATGGGGAAACTCAGTCTGGTCACTGGCAAAATGGGATTCTTAATGTTTCAAGTAGACTTGGCAGCCTTCCGGGATCTCCTTCTGCAATTGACCATTCTAAAGTGCTTCATGCAGTCCAG GAAGCAAGGCAAGCTGCTGAAAAAGCTATTAATGTGCCAAACGTGGACGAAAGAGCAAAACGAGCTGTTACTTCTGCCAACAAGTCCGCCACTGCAGCAAGAGTAGCAGCTGTGAAAGCTGTCCAAAACCAGATGCATCAAAATGGAGACAGTTGCCATTCACCGTCATCAGTTGTGTAA